The sequence AGTGAAGTTGTAGTGCTTTGGGAAAGAGCTGCCGATCATTTTAAAGAACACAACCTTACAGACAGAATTGTAAAAATCCGGACTGCTGTTGTTCTTTCTGAAAAGGAAGGAGCTTTAAAGAAAATGCTTCCTCCAATACAATATGGCATCGGCTCTGCTTTGGGGAACGGTAAACAATATATGCCATGGATTCATATTGAAGATATCTGTTCCGTTTATGAATTTGCATTAAAAAATACAGGTTTTCATGGTGCTTATAATGCTGTTTCACCTCAGCATGCTACCAATGCTGAGTTAACCCAAAAGATTGCCGAAGTTCTTAAGAAACCTCTGTTTATGCCCAATGTTCCAGCTTTTGTTTTGAAGATGTTATTTGGTGAACTGGCAAGCGCAATTTTGGAAGGTTCCAGAGCTTCTTCACAAAAAATACAGAATGCAGGGTTTCATTTTAAGTTTCCTGATCTGAAAGATGCTTTAAGAGATTTATTAAAAACTCAATAACTTTATATACCTAAAGAATTCAAACAACACTATGCAAAATCCTAATATTACTATTTTAAAAACAGATATTTTATCAGACAACTGGTATACTTTAAACAAAGTTACTTTTACGGTTCGCAAAAAAGACGGAACTACGGAAACTCAAAGCAGAGAAGCTTACGACCGTGGAAATGGAGCTGTTATTTTGCTTTATAACAAAATTTCTCATACGATTATCCTCACAAGGCAATTCAGGTTACCCACTTATATTAATGGAAATGCATCCGGAATGCTTATTGAAGCCTGTGCCGGGCTTTTAGACAATGATAATCCTGAAGATTGTATCAAAAGAGAAACGGAAGAGGAAACAGGATACAAGATTTCTAAAGTTGAAAAGGTATTTGAAGCCTATATGTCTCCCGGTTCCGTAACGGAAATTCTTCATTTTTTCATCGCTGAATATTCCAACGAAATGAAGATTAATGATGGTGGCGGTCTTGAAGAGGAAGGAGAAAATATTGAAGTGCTGGAATTATCTTTTGATGAGGCTATTACTATGATTGATACCGGAGAGATTAAAGATGCAAAGACAATGATGCTGTTGCAGCATTTGAGGATTAAGGGGATTTTGTAAAGCTTTTTCTACACAAAGTAAAGACACAATATACATTTCTGATAACCGTTTGATTTTTTTAATAACTATATTTAAATCATGAATAACTTATCAATTCTTGAGCATGTAAAACTTGCCATTAATCCTCAATTTCAGGATTGGGTTTTGTTTAAAAACGACACGTATATTATTTTTGATGATGTTAGTACTGTTGAAAATGTACGGGATGAAGCGATCAAACTAATGAAAGAATTCGGACCTGTATTTGCAGGAGGCCCTGCCGGAGACTTCAATGTTATTCATTTGAATTTTACAGAAGGCTGGCTTGTTTCCGGACATGGATATGGTATGTATACTTATGTACATCCATCAGAACTGGATCATGAAACACCTAATGATCTGGAAATAGGCTTATACGGAAGATCAAAACGAAATAGCGATGGTGAAAATCCTGAGATCGTGTATATAAACACCAGTAGGAACTCATTGTAAAACAAAAAATCAATTTATAACTAATAAATATGCTTCAGGACCAAATTACCCTAAAGAACCGCTATAAAGATTTTATTAAAAAAGTAATTGAAACAAAAGTAGTATATGGTTTAAAAGATGATAAAGGCTACGCAACCTCCTACTCCAACGATTTGGAATATGATGATGGTGAACCCGTAGAAATTATTTGCTTCTGGTCAGATGTAGCAAGGGCAAAATCTTGCGTAGACAAAGAATGGAATCGTTATGAAGCATCTTCTATTCCTATTAATGAGTTCCTGGAAAACTGGTGCCTGGGAATGAATAGTGATGGTTTGCTTGTAGGCGTTAATTTTGATATCAATCTATTTGGCTACGAAGCAGAGCCCTTAGAGCTAGCACTTGCCATTATTGAAGAGCTTACAAAAAACAATAAATCTGTGATCTTAAGAAAATTCAACGATCTTGAAGATATGGAAACCCAGATAAAAGAGGTATTAAAGGATTAAAAAACAGATTCATGATAAAATCATTGGGAATAAAGATTGCTAAAATTATAGCAGTATTTTCTGTTTTTATTTTCAGTATTCTGATGCTGAAAACAATCTCCCAATATACTTCTCTTGATAAAACGATAGGATTTCTTGCCTTTAAACAACAAGTAGTCAATAATCCGTATTGGATGGCTTTTTTCTATATCCATATCTTTTCAATAACACTTTGTCTTTTAGCTGGATTGACTCAATTTTCACCCCAATTCCTGAGAGAAAACAGAAACTTACACAAAATCATTGGAAAAGTTTACGTGTATAATATTCTTATTATCAACGTTCCGGCATGTTTTGTATTGGGATTATTTTCGAATGGCGGATTGATAGGAATTACAGGATTTCTGATTCAGGATATTCTTTGGGCTTATTTTACGGTAGCTGCTGTCCTTACTATTAAAAAAGGCAATATTATCAGGCATAAAAACTTTATGATTTTAAGCTATGCCGTGACAACAACGGCCATCACTTTCAGAATTATTAAGAATCTGTTTTATAATGAACAACAGCATGATTATGAGCTATTCTACGGCATCAATGTATGGCTTGCTCTTGCCATCAATCTGCTGATTGCGTATTATTTTCTTAGAAGAAATATCCACTATCGTCCTAAATAGACATTCGTAAAGAAAATATAAAGGCTAATACAGGATATCAGAGCAAATGCTCCTATAAAGATTAAAGTATTCAACAGTTTTCTGTATCTATAGTTTTGAGTCCAGCGGTTACAAAAACGTACAATTACCTGGGAAACTGCCGCAAAAATCACAATGACAAAGATTAAAAACAGAATGACAATAAGGTAAATCCAATCAAAATGCATAGAATGATATTTATATAAAATGGGTATTTAAAATTTAATTATTATCTGGATAGATCAAGATTTGCAATGAAAACATAAAGGCTAAGGAATGATATGAGAAGGAATGATCCGATAAAGATCAAGGTATTAAAAAGAACTTCATACTTGTGCTTTCGGGTCCATCGATTGCAGAAATGCATGATCAGATAAGAAATCCCACCCAATATGGCAACAATAAAAATGAGAAAAAAGTAGATCATAAGCCTATCATTAATTCATGTAAATCTATTATTTTAAAATTAAAAAAAGAACAGAAAGCACAAATATCCCCAATTCCAGCTATAAAATAGTACTAATTGATAACCTGCAAATCCTGATATTTGTAAAGTATTAGTGTTTCAAAACAAAAGTCATGAAGATTAAAAACATAGACCATATTGTATTAACTGTAGCAGATATCAGTAAAACCATAGAATTTTACACTGAGATCATGGGGTTTGAAGTGGTAACCTTTGGTGATCACCGAAAAGCACTCACTTTTGGAAATCAAAAGATCAATCTTCATCAAAAAGGACATGAGTTTGAGCCTAAAGCAAAAACTCCTACCTGTGGTTCTGCAGATCTTTGTTTTATTGCCCAAACGGATATTCATGAGGTGATGGCCGAATTGAAACAGAAAAATGTGGAGATTATTGAAGGCATTGTAGACAGAACGGGTGCTGTAGGAAAGATAAGATCTGTTTATTTTCGTGATCCGGATCAAAATCTCATCGAAGTGAGCAACTATTCTTAAGTTAATAACCGCGAATACACCAATAAAATAATTCTACGTTAGCCTATAAGCCTATGTCTTTATGTGGTAAAAATATTGAACCACATAGAGACATAGAATATCATTAGGAATGGTGTGATTTTAAAAAGTTGCTATCATACATCCATCTCGTTATCTTCACCAAATGCTTTCCAGAACTGATATTTTTCAGGATTGGCAAAGGCAGAATCGTCCTTATAGAAATATAAAAGCCTGCTCAATGCTGTAGTATAATAGCCATGTTCCAGAGATTTTTCATAGTATTTGATTGCTTTTTTAGGGCTTAGCTTCACCCCTAATCCTTCGTCATATATAATTCCGTAATAGATATCGGAATAAGTCCCTTCAGTATCTTTTTTTAAATAGCGTTGAAGATTGGCATAATCCCCTTTCTGATAGTAGATTTCAGTCAATTTCTCATCATTATAATAGAATTTCTTTTCTGCCTGTTTATAGTAGTCTAATGCAAGATCATAATCCAGTAACACATACTCTCCATAAAAATACAGAAGGCCCAGATTTTGCATTGCCAGACCATCTCCTAATTCTGCAGATTTTTTGAAGCACTTTAAGGCCTTTTTAATATCCTGAGGATAACCAACACCACTTTGATAATGATATCCCAGATTATTCCAGGCAATAGCATGATTCTTTGAAGCTGCTTTTTCATACAGGGTAAGTCCTTTCTCTAGATCATAATATTCAGGATACTCATTATGAACATAAATATATCCGAGTTCCACCATCATATCTGTATTTCCTCGGTTTATTCCTATTTCATATAATCTTACAGCGTCTTCAATCTTTCCTTCTTCAAGATATTTTTCAGCTTTTGACATCAAAGTATCATCGTCAAAATATTCCTCGTAGCCGGAACCTTTTCTTTCCGTCCATCCTTTATAAAAATCAAGAAAATACTTTTGATCTTTTCCCCGCAGGTTATATCTTTTTTCATATAAAGCTCCCAGCTGATGATCAGAAACCTGATGCAGCTTTCTTCCGATATCAAGAATAAACATTTCATTTCCTTTATAAAGGCAAAGCATCTGCTTATCATAATCTATCCCTTCACCGATATAATCGTAAATACCGCTTTGAATTTCTGTTTTCTGGTCAAAATAGAACATTCCGTTTGAGGTAGTAACCCGGAAAATCTCTTCTCTATAAGATTCTATTTTCTTATATTCTTTAGAGGAAGGAAGCAGCCAACGGTTTTCAGCAGCATTATACAACCCCCAGCCATTTACATCAGATATCAGGAACACATTCTTCATAAACTGAGTATACCAATCTCTGTGGATATTTTCAATGGTATGTTCTTTCAATCTGAATTCTTCTGATTTTATATCATATATGTACCATTCTTTAGCTTTTTTGTAGGCAAAAGAAGTATAATAATCATTCAAAATCATCAGGGTGTCTATATCAGTATCCAAAAGACTTCCATCTGATTTTATAATGCTGGCTTTTTTCTGAAATTTATTGGGTTTTACCCAATAATACCCTTCACCAATTTCACTTAATACCTCTTCGGGATGCTCTCCCAGGAAAACACCTTCAAAGGTATAAAAGGCTCTCTTGGAAGTTCCTTCCAGCCTGCGATAAAGCAATCCAGAATAATTAAATTCAAAAGGCTCATCAAAAGATTCTTCAATAACCGGTTTATTGGATGTATCAATGAGGCGATATTTCCCTGCTTTTTTAGCGTTAAAAAGGCAGACATGCCTTAACATCTCCAACTCATCGTATTCACAGGGGATCACAATCTCTCCGGTCGCAATATTAATTAATCCTGATTTCTGATCTACTTCTATCACTCCATAATTCTTATGGTCAACAAAAAGAGAATCATAAACTTCTTCGTAAATGCATTCAACAAGTACTTTCCCGTCATTTCTCAGATATCCGTACTTACCATTCTTCTGTACTACAGCAATCCCTTCTTCAGTAAAGGCAAATATTTCTTCATAAACTGCCGGAGTGATGATATTTCCTTTTTTATCCTTCAATCCCCAAAGACCATTGTCTTCAAAAGATTCCGAAATATCTTTATATAAATCTTCATTCCAATACCCAAGACCATAATCAATCCAGTCTGTTTCCAACATCTCTAAAAAGGATGTATAGCCACTTCTGGCTACAATTTCTTTTTCCAGCCATTCTAGATTCTGTTTAGAAATCGCTTTATCATATAGCCTGCTCTTCTCCTTAATTTGCAGGACCCAGTCTTTGGCCTGATCAGAATGTTTTTCTTCACTCATATTGAAGACGTCCCATCCATTGATCATAAAAGTATCATAAGGAAGATCATCCAACATTTCAAACATTTTGTTTACAGGCTCATAATATACCTTTTTGTAAAGCAGCTGATAGTGTTCCCCCACCAATTGATAGAATGATTTCAGCCTTTCCACTCCATTTATTTTATCAAAATATAGCAATTTTCCTTTTGACCTTGGATCGCAGGAAAACAGAGGAAAAAGCAAATCCGGGATCACATAATTCCATTCTCCCAAATGATGTGAATACTGATCTCCTGTTTTGGAATCCACATTATATACATAAAGGCGGTGTGCCATTTTTTATTCTTTAGTGATTAAAATCCGAATTTAGAGAACAGTCCTGGTTTTTTCCATGAAGCTTTATATTCATCAGCAACAGAATCATAATCTGCTACTGAACGTACCTGATCCAAAATCGCATGTGCTTCTTTTATATTTCCTGCCTGATACAATACCACTGCTTTCGCCAGTTCAACACTTTCAACAAGATCATCATATCCCCATTCTTCAGTATTATAGATTGTGGTGAATCTTTCCGCAAAAGCTAAGGTCTGGTCTTTATTATTCAGCTTTTCATAAACCCTCACCCCATAGCTTACCCAAAGCACATATTCTTCAGGATCCATTGCCGCTTCACAATCTGCATCATATTGACTGAACACAGAGGCCGCTTCCTGGTAATTTCCCTGAAGAAAATCACTTTTCACAATCATATAAATGGTCTTGGCTCTATCAAAAGCATCCAAAAGGAATTCTTTTTTATTCTCAAGATATCTTTTTGCTGCCAAAGCTACCCCTCCATAATTTCCCTCCTCGTTATAAATCTGCATCAGAGCAAACTGAGGATTGGCTTCCCCTGGAAAGCGCTCTGCTGCTTGTTCATAATATGATTTTCTGATATTTAAATCCTGATTATCCAGATGTTGAAATAAAATTCCTTCCAATATATTTTTACCAGCCTCCAGGTCTCTGTAATTGTCATCTTCAAGTTCCGGATTCTCTATGATGTACTGATAAATACAGGTAAGGATTTCTTCTGCTTCTCTTTGAACATCACTCGATCCCATAACTTCATAAAGCTGGATCTGCCGTGCTCTATAGTATAGAGTTTTAGAACAATAATCGTCTGATCTCCCATAAAGACTGAAATAGTTATTCAGTGCTTCTTCAGCCTGTTCATAATTCCCCCCATCCAGCAAAGCATCAATCAGGACAAGATGGAGCTCCATAAATTCTGAGTATTTAAGCCCTTCAGAAGCTATTTCAGCAGCTGCCTGATAATCTTCCAGTACCAAATGTTTAATCGCTAAATTATTACAGCACATTGCTCTGGTATGCAGATCATTATAATAATCACTTTCAAATTGGTCTTCTTCAAAATACTTTCGGAATGCTTCATGGGCCTGTTCATATACGATACGACCCATTTTATGCCATTTCAGTTTATCACTTTCATCCTCTAACGCATCTATACACTCATTCAGTAAAACCCCTTCGTTGTAAATATCTGCAGGGTAATCGGAAAATACAGGAATTTCAGATAATATCATTCCATTCAAAAGATATTCTGAGTCTGCTATTCTTCTCCAGGCCGTAGCGTTAGATGATAATTGCACGGCTTTTTCCAATAAAGGAATCGCTTCAGCATAGCGCTCGTTTTCATATAGGAATGTACCTGCAAAATGATATCCTGAGAACAGTTCCGGATGGGAATTGATAACTTCAAGGGCATGATGGTAGTAAAAATCCGTAGAAACGTTTAGCAGATCATTATAATTTCTTTCTATAATCAGTTGATAATAAAAAACATCAGGATTATGATATCCATTCTGAATCAGTTCTGCAAAACGCTGGTGCCATTCTACTAGTTTCTCATGGATATGAAGTGCTGAATTCTCCCCTTTTATGGCCTTCATCATCATCTTCAGTGAAAGGTCGGGCGCATTATTTTCAAACGCAATATCGGAAAGATTGATAAAATCATATTCATTCCGGCTCACGAAAGCAGTATGTTCCTTGTCAATAAGTACTGTAAGTTCCTCTCCTGAAACCATTTTTGTACGGTCTAGTAAATAGATCTTTTTGATCCAGTAAAGTGAGGTATTTTTGTCCCTGATCTCACGGTTGCCAGCATTTGCTTTTTTAGAATAATATATTCCTGCTTCCAGACTGTTCAAAAGTGCCTGATTCTCTTCCAGGGATTCATATATTTTAACCAAAAAATCATACCCATATCCTACATAATCCGGATCCTCCAGCATACGTTCCGCATAGCCTATAAACTCCTCCTTATTTTCCTGGGTGATATGTTTTTTACTTCTGGCGATCTGCATCAGAGCATATTCATTTCCTAAAGGGTAATCCAGAATGTTGTATAGTGCTTTCTGATTGCTTGGATTTAATTGAAGTATTCTTCTTAAGTAAGGAATAACATAATCCCTGATGGCATCATAAACCGCTTCATGCCCCTCATCATAAACTATATCGTGATAAGCTACTGCCATTAAAAATAAGACTTCTTCGTCTTCAGGATAAGATAATAGATATTGTTCTCCTTCTATGATACACTGGTCCAGATCTCCTCTGTAAAACAGCTGTTCTAAATTGTCGTACATTATTAATATTTTGTTCTATAATTCAATCATTACATTTCATTTATACCCTGACAGGATAAAGATTCATGATATGGGAGCTGCAAAATATAAAAAACAAAAGGAAAAACAAATGACAACCCTTATAAATCCCTGAAACCAGTGAGTAAATAATTTAATTCTGATTTATTGCCGGATTTGAAATTTTAAGCTTTAATTTTAAGCCAAAATAAAAAATACTGATTATTCAACTATAACAATATGAAAAGATTATTGACAGGACTTTCATTGGCTCTATCGGTGGTATTGATCGCTCAAAAGGCTCCTGCAAAGAAAAGTCCATTGGTTCTTTACAGCTATCAGACTTTTGGATGCGACGTTAAAGGATATTTCAACCCTTCCAAATATAAAAAAGAAGAAATAGATGGTACCTATAAACTTATATCACCCCTGACCCTGTCTCCCTTTTC is a genomic window of Chryseobacterium nakagawai containing:
- a CDS encoding VOC family protein; its protein translation is MKIKNIDHIVLTVADISKTIEFYTEIMGFEVVTFGDHRKALTFGNQKINLHQKGHEFEPKAKTPTCGSADLCFIAQTDIHEVMAELKQKNVEIIEGIVDRTGAVGKIRSVYFRDPDQNLIEVSNYS
- a CDS encoding TIGR01777 family oxidoreductase, coding for MKEIVLITGANGLIAKELAKKISNDYEVRFLTRKKRQANEYEWDLKKGTIDESALENVSHIIHLAGANISEKRWTAERKKELIASRVDSATLLRNALRKKEIKLKSFISASGINFYGTKTTEKIFSENDPPGHDFLSEVVVLWERAADHFKEHNLTDRIVKIRTAVVLSEKEGALKKMLPPIQYGIGSALGNGKQYMPWIHIEDICSVYEFALKNTGFHGAYNAVSPQHATNAELTQKIAEVLKKPLFMPNVPAFVLKMLFGELASAILEGSRASSQKIQNAGFHFKFPDLKDALRDLLKTQ
- a CDS encoding SEL1-like repeat protein, yielding MAHRLYVYNVDSKTGDQYSHHLGEWNYVIPDLLFPLFSCDPRSKGKLLYFDKINGVERLKSFYQLVGEHYQLLYKKVYYEPVNKMFEMLDDLPYDTFMINGWDVFNMSEEKHSDQAKDWVLQIKEKSRLYDKAISKQNLEWLEKEIVARSGYTSFLEMLETDWIDYGLGYWNEDLYKDISESFEDNGLWGLKDKKGNIITPAVYEEIFAFTEEGIAVVQKNGKYGYLRNDGKVLVECIYEEVYDSLFVDHKNYGVIEVDQKSGLINIATGEIVIPCEYDELEMLRHVCLFNAKKAGKYRLIDTSNKPVIEESFDEPFEFNYSGLLYRRLEGTSKRAFYTFEGVFLGEHPEEVLSEIGEGYYWVKPNKFQKKASIIKSDGSLLDTDIDTLMILNDYYTSFAYKKAKEWYIYDIKSEEFRLKEHTIENIHRDWYTQFMKNVFLISDVNGWGLYNAAENRWLLPSSKEYKKIESYREEIFRVTTSNGMFYFDQKTEIQSGIYDYIGEGIDYDKQMLCLYKGNEMFILDIGRKLHQVSDHQLGALYEKRYNLRGKDQKYFLDFYKGWTERKGSGYEEYFDDDTLMSKAEKYLEEGKIEDAVRLYEIGINRGNTDMMVELGYIYVHNEYPEYYDLEKGLTLYEKAASKNHAIAWNNLGYHYQSGVGYPQDIKKALKCFKKSAELGDGLAMQNLGLLYFYGEYVLLDYDLALDYYKQAEKKFYYNDEKLTEIYYQKGDYANLQRYLKKDTEGTYSDIYYGIIYDEGLGVKLSPKKAIKYYEKSLEHGYYTTALSRLLYFYKDDSAFANPEKYQFWKAFGEDNEMDV
- a CDS encoding DUF2306 domain-containing protein — encoded protein: MIKSLGIKIAKIIAVFSVFIFSILMLKTISQYTSLDKTIGFLAFKQQVVNNPYWMAFFYIHIFSITLCLLAGLTQFSPQFLRENRNLHKIIGKVYVYNILIINVPACFVLGLFSNGGLIGITGFLIQDILWAYFTVAAVLTIKKGNIIRHKNFMILSYAVTTTAITFRIIKNLFYNEQQHDYELFYGINVWLALAINLLIAYYFLRRNIHYRPK
- the nudK gene encoding GDP-mannose pyrophosphatase NudK; the protein is MQNPNITILKTDILSDNWYTLNKVTFTVRKKDGTTETQSREAYDRGNGAVILLYNKISHTIILTRQFRLPTYINGNASGMLIEACAGLLDNDNPEDCIKRETEEETGYKISKVEKVFEAYMSPGSVTEILHFFIAEYSNEMKINDGGGLEEEGENIEVLELSFDEAITMIDTGEIKDAKTMMLLQHLRIKGIL
- a CDS encoding DUF2750 domain-containing protein, whose protein sequence is MLQDQITLKNRYKDFIKKVIETKVVYGLKDDKGYATSYSNDLEYDDGEPVEIICFWSDVARAKSCVDKEWNRYEASSIPINEFLENWCLGMNSDGLLVGVNFDINLFGYEAEPLELALAIIEELTKNNKSVILRKFNDLEDMETQIKEVLKD
- a CDS encoding tetratricopeptide repeat protein translates to MYDNLEQLFYRGDLDQCIIEGEQYLLSYPEDEEVLFLMAVAYHDIVYDEGHEAVYDAIRDYVIPYLRRILQLNPSNQKALYNILDYPLGNEYALMQIARSKKHITQENKEEFIGYAERMLEDPDYVGYGYDFLVKIYESLEENQALLNSLEAGIYYSKKANAGNREIRDKNTSLYWIKKIYLLDRTKMVSGEELTVLIDKEHTAFVSRNEYDFINLSDIAFENNAPDLSLKMMMKAIKGENSALHIHEKLVEWHQRFAELIQNGYHNPDVFYYQLIIERNYNDLLNVSTDFYYHHALEVINSHPELFSGYHFAGTFLYENERYAEAIPLLEKAVQLSSNATAWRRIADSEYLLNGMILSEIPVFSDYPADIYNEGVLLNECIDALEDESDKLKWHKMGRIVYEQAHEAFRKYFEEDQFESDYYNDLHTRAMCCNNLAIKHLVLEDYQAAAEIASEGLKYSEFMELHLVLIDALLDGGNYEQAEEALNNYFSLYGRSDDYCSKTLYYRARQIQLYEVMGSSDVQREAEEILTCIYQYIIENPELEDDNYRDLEAGKNILEGILFQHLDNQDLNIRKSYYEQAAERFPGEANPQFALMQIYNEEGNYGGVALAAKRYLENKKEFLLDAFDRAKTIYMIVKSDFLQGNYQEAASVFSQYDADCEAAMDPEEYVLWVSYGVRVYEKLNNKDQTLAFAERFTTIYNTEEWGYDDLVESVELAKAVVLYQAGNIKEAHAILDQVRSVADYDSVADEYKASWKKPGLFSKFGF